From Medicago truncatula cultivar Jemalong A17 chromosome 7, MtrunA17r5.0-ANR, whole genome shotgun sequence, a single genomic window includes:
- the LOC11422204 gene encoding ganglioside-induced differentiation-associated protein 2 — protein MSSSEEFSVVVLASDLAVDARPFLLHEQQEEEENWHDCSQYLSPDEDFSDLEFLQFFTLQGTDKNGTRILRIIGKHYPATVVSAERLKRYVFHKLFSELPDGPFCIVYLHSTVTNEDNSPGMTILRWIYEDLPDEFKDRLQTLYFIHPGLRSRLVMATLGRFFLSGGLYWKIKYVSRLQYLWDDIKKGEIEIPEFVQKHDDILENRPLTDYGIEPDPFHLTGMPSVAYSFGKYEERWAGRDHISEYEYH, from the exons ATGAGTTCATCGGAGGAATTCTCAGTGGTGGTCTTAGCATCGGATCTCGCCGTCGATGCCCGACCTTTCCTTCTCCATGAGcagcaagaagaagaagagaattgGCACGATTGTTCTCAGTACCTCTCCCCCGACGAAGACTTCTCCGATCTCGAATTCTTACAGTTCTTCACTCTCCAAGGAACTGATAAAAATGGCACTCGCATTCTCCGCATCATTGGAAAGCACTATCCCG CAACAGTTGTGAGTGCAGAGCGGCTGAAGAGGTATGTGTTTCACAAATTATTCAGTGAGTTACCAGATGGGCCATTTTGCATTGTTTACTTGCACAGCACTGTTACGAATGAGGATAATTCTCCTGGGATGACAATCTTGAGGTGGATTTATGAAGATCTTcctgatgaatttaaggacaggCTTCAAACTTTGTACTTCATCCACCCTGGGCTTCGTTCCAGGCTTGTCATGGCTACTCTTGGCAGGTTTTTCTTGAGTGGAGG ATTATATTGGAAGATCAAGTATGTAAGCCGCCTTCAGTACCTTTGGGATGATATAAAGAAAGGAGAGATTGAGATACCAGAATTTGTACAAAAGCATGATGATATTTTGGAGAACAGGCCACTCACTGATTATGGAATTGAACCTGACCCCTTTCACTTGACTGGGATGCCTTCAGTTGCATACTCATTTGgaaaatatgaagagagatgGGCAGGAAGGGATCATATCTCTGAGTATGAATATCACTGA
- the LOC112416770 gene encoding uncharacterized protein: protein MPQLYSSAAFFTKPAAAQSKEASLNEAPISFLLCTNEQLSFCGGILVSWGTWWRLVSLNLWFLHFEE, encoded by the exons ATGCCACAGTTGTATAGTTCAGCAGCATTCTTCACAAAGCCAGCAGCAGCACAGAGCAAAGAGG CATCCCTCAATGAAGCCCCTATCTCCTTTCTTCTTTGTACTAATGAACAGCTTTCTTTTTGTGGGGGGATCCTGGTCAGTTGG GGAACCTGGTGGAGGCTGGTTTCTCTGAATCTCTGGTTTCTGCATTTTGAAGAATGA
- the LOC11417633 gene encoding BTB/POZ domain and ankyrin repeat-containing protein NOOT1 yields the protein MSLEDSLRSLSLDYLNLLINGQAFSDVVFSVEGRLVHAHRCILAARSLFFRKFFCGPDPPSGLDPSGNRVNPSGSARSGVIPVNSVGYEVFLLMLQFLYSGQVSIVPQKHEPRPNCGDRGCWHTHCTSAVDLALDTLAAARYFGVEQLALLTQKQLASMVEKASIEDVMKVLLASRKQDMHQLWTTCSHLVAKSGLPPEVLAKHLPIDIIAKIEELRIKTSLSRRSLMPHHHHPHHHDHLTAAADLEDQKIRRMRRALDSSDVELVKLMVMGEGLNLDEALALPYAVENCSREVVKALLELGAADVNFPAGPTGKTPLHIAAEMVSPDMVAVLLDHHADPNVRTVDGVTPLDILRTLTSDFLFKGAVPGLTHIEPNKLRLCLELVQSAALVMSREEGNNNNSNNNNNATASSATNMYPHHNMNEDHHHSHNNNNMDSRLVYLNLGANTQMSTSRMDSGDDDNTHREAINNSMYHHHSHGHDY from the exons ATGTCCCTTGAAGACTCACTAAGATCTCTTTCTTTAGACTACTTAAACCTTCTCATCAACGGACAAGCGTTCAGCGACGTTGTTTTCAGCGTCGAAGGACGTTTAGTCCACGCACACAGATGCATCTTAGCAGCAAGAAGTCTATTCTTCAGAAAATTCTTTTGTGGGCCAGACCCACCTTCTGGATTAGACCCATCAGGAAACCGAGTCAACCCATCCGGTTCAGCTAGGTCTGGTGTTATACCAGTTAACTCTGTTGGATATGAGGTTTTCTTGTTGATGCTTCAGTTTCTGTACAGTGGACAAGTTTCTATTGTTCCTCAGAAACATGAACCTAGGCCTAATTGTGGTGACCGTGGTTGTTGGCATACACATTGTACTTCAGCCGTTGATCTTGCTCTTGATACTCTTGCAGCCGCTAGATACTTTGGAGTTGAACAGCTTGCATTACTCACTCAg AAACAACTAGCGAGCATGGTGGAAAAAGCCTCGATTGAAGATGTAATGAAAGTGCTCCTAGCATCAAGAAAACAAGACATGCACCAGCTATGGACCACATGTTCCCACCTTGTAGCAAAATCAGGTCTTCCTCCAGAAGTACTTGCAAAACATCTCCCTATTGATATCATAGCCAAAATCGAAGAGCTTCGCATCAAAACCTCCTTATCACGCCGCTCCTTAATGCCTCACCACCATCATCCTCACCATCACGATCATCTCACCGCTGCAGCCGACCTTGAAGACCAGAAAATCCGTCGGATGAGACGTGCCCTCGACTCCTCAGACGTTGAACTAGTGAAACTCATGGTAATGGGAGAAGGCCTAAACCTCGATGAAGCATTGGCATTACCTTATGCCGTTGAGAATTGCAGTAGAGAAGTTGTGAAAGCCTTATTGGAACTCGGTGCAGCCGATGTTAACTTCCCGGCTGGTCCAACCGGTAAAACCCCGCTTCACATTGCAGCGGAGATGGTCTCACCGGATATGGTGGCTGTTTTGCTCGACCACCACGCTGACCCAAATGTGAGAACAGTTGATGGTGTTACACCATTGGACATTCTAAGAACCCTAACTTCGGATTTTCTATTCAAAGGTGCTGTCCCTGGATTAACTCACATTGAACCAAACAAACTAAGGTTGTGTTTGGAACTTGTTCAATCTGCAGCTCTTGTTATGTCGAGGGAAGAAGGAAATAACaacaatagtaataataataataatgcaacAGCTTCTTCAGCAACAAATATGTATCCTCATCATAATATGAATGAAGATCACCACCATAgccacaacaacaataacatggATTCAAGGTTGGTGTATCTTAACCTTGGTGCTAATACTCAAATGAGTACTTCCAGAATGGATTCTGGTGATGATGATAATACTCACAGGGAAGCTATCAACAACTCCATGTATCATCATCACTCTCATGGTCATGACTACTAA